The following coding sequences lie in one Polyodon spathula isolate WHYD16114869_AA chromosome 37, ASM1765450v1, whole genome shotgun sequence genomic window:
- the LOC121304330 gene encoding RING finger protein 225-like: MNSKEGGVVGKTNRSCSTPEDTCCDSSELECTVCFCPYDNVFKAPKVLSCHHTFCLECLARINVSSEDNEALLCPLCREETQLKTGKGLPDLPNNLELIGKLAPEMQGAISVRFNRSKGRLWVKKKLDPASLIKSNKVDSVSLCMDFGHPPSSVRTRASRLFCSTQYFCPVLVVVVVTMLLVLSGILMFLVVPSFLYRQNQTVIHFNNMTNRTTPTNSTRI; the protein is encoded by the coding sequence ATGAATTCAAAAGAGGGGGGCGTAGTCGGCAAAACTAACAGGAGCTGCTCCACGCCGGAGGACACCTGCTGTGATTCCTCGGAGCTCGAGTGCACCGTGTGCTTCTGCCCCTACGACAACGTCTTCAAGGCCCCCAAAGTCCTGAGCTGTCACCACACCTTTTGTCTGGAGTGCTTGGCCCGCATCAACGTTTCCTCCGAGGATAACGAGGCCCTGCTTTGCCCGTTATGCCGCGAGGAAACCCAGTTGAAGACGGGGAAGGGGCTGCCAGACCTACCCAACAACCTGGAGCTGATCGGCAAGCTGGCCCCGGAGATGCAGGGCGCCATCTCGGTGAGGTTCAACCGAAGCAAAGGCCGCCTGTGGGTAAAGAAGAAGCTGGACCCTGCCTCCCTGATCAAGTCCAACAAGGTGGACAGCGTCAGCCTCTGTATGGATTTCGGCCACCCCCCTTCCAGTGTCAGGACCAGGGCCTCCAGGCTGTTCTGCTCCACCCAGTACTTCTGCCCAGTGCTTGTTGTGGTCGTGGTGACCATGCTTCTCGTCCTGTCTGGGATTCTTATGTTCTTGGTGGTTCCCAGTTTCCTGTACCGCCAAAATCAAACTGTCATCCACTTTAATAATATGACCAACAGAACCACTCCGACAAACAGCACTCGGATTTAA